The following nucleotide sequence is from Spirochaetota bacterium.
ATACCAGGAATTCATCGACCGGTACGGCGAATCGGAGTTCGCGAACATGGCCTATTACCGCAGGGGCCACATACTGCAGTTTTATCTCAAACAGCACGATGAGGCCGTCGCCTGCTTCGAAACGCTGATCGGACGGTACCCAGACGCCATGACGCGCGCCGAGGCATACCTGGGCCTCGCGCGGACCTATCGCGCGATGGGCAGGGAAGAAAGGGCGCTAACGATCGTCCGCACTCTGGTCGAAAAATTCCCAGATTCGCTTTCCACGGAGGAAGCGAAGATTGAATTCAAGCTCTGAACCGACAACGCCTCACGAGGACCGGAAGAATGAAGAGAACGACAGCGCTGATACTCTCCGCTTTAACACTGTGCGCCGTTGCCGTGTTTACGGGTGACGGGCTTTTAGGCCAGGCCGCGCCGGTCGCCCGCGTCCACAAAATCCAGGGGAATGAAGTCATAATCTCCGGGAAAATCGGCGAGAACCTCACCATGGGAGTGCCGGTATACGTGGAGACCGAACAGGGAATCGTCGTACTCCAGGTATACTACCCGATGCAGACCATGGGCAAGTGCCGTGTAACGAAAGGCGCAATCGGATCGATCAGGCCCGGCATGGCGGTCTATCCTGGCAGAGGGCCTCAGAGGGCCGAGGCGGCGATGGGCCAGGGGGAAGTCCGGGTGATCGGCGGGATGTCGTTCGTATTCGTTCGCGGCGGCGAATTCCTTATGGGTTCGCCCGAGAGCGAGGGTAACGATCACGAACGCCCGCAGCGGCGCGTGAGCGTGGACGGCTTCGCCATCGGTCTGCACGAAGTATCGCAGGAACAGTACAAGGCGATCATGGACGAGAGCCCCAGCTACTTCATCGGCGAAATTCTTCCAGTTGAAAAAGTCACCTGGGACGAGGCGATGGAATTCTGCCGGCGCTTTGGGACCCGTTACGGGGTTAAGGCCCGGCTGCCGTACGAGGTGGAGTGGGAGTACGCCTGCCGCGCCGGCTCCAGGACGAGGTATTACTGGGGGGACGATCTGGATCTCGGCTACTGCTGGTACGAGCAGAACTCGACCGGCGAGACCCAGTCCTGCGCACGCAAGGACCCGAATGCCCTCGGCCTGTACGACATGATCGGCAACGTGTATGAATGGTGTATGGACTGGTACTCCTCGGATTATTACGCCACCGCCCCGGCGAAAAATCCCCGGGGGCCGGCCGAGGGCACGGAGCGCGTGATACGGGGCGGCGCCTGGTCGAGCGGCGCCGACGACCTGCGCTCGGCGATGCGCACCGGCGAGGCCCCGGGCAACCGGTTCAGCAACATCGGTTTCCGCGTGGTCATCGAGCAGCGCAGATAGCCGGCATCCCGGTCGTCATGCACCGCTCCACGCGCGAATTGCTCGCCGAACTCCGCGCCATCCATCGGGCGATTCGTCCCGATATAGAGCGGCAGCTCGCACGCTTCAAGGCCGTGTGGAGGGACGGCAGCGACGAGGACATCTTCTGCGAGCTGGTTTTCTGCCTTTTCACTCCGCAGTCATCCGCCCACCGCTGCTGGAACGCCGTTGAAATACTGAAGGCGAACGACCTGGTATTGCGCGGCCGGTGCGAGGAGATCAGCGAACGCATCAACATGGTGCGCTTCAGAAACAACAAGGCTATATATCTGGTAAAAGCCCGCGAACAATTCAGCAACAACGGAGAAATGAGGATCAAAAGCATCCTCGACTCACGGTCCGACGTCTTCGAGCGCAGGAATTTTCTTGCCTCAAATGTCAAGGGGATGGGCTGGAAGGAAGCGAGTCATTTCCTGCGCAACACGGGTTTCGGGGCAAATCTCGCCATCCTCGACCGTCATGTTTTGAAAAATCTTGTTTTGCTGGGCGTCATTCCCGATATCCCCGCATCGCTCACGCTCCGGCGCTACCTCTATATCGAGGAGCGGATGCGCGCCTTCGCGAAGAAAATCCGCATCCCGCTCGCACACCTCGACTTCGTATTATGGTTCAGAGAGGCGGGGGACGTGTTTAAATGAGCCGGAATGTCCGCTTTATAGAACCACATCACGCCATTCCTTTATTTTTTACACCCGTTCGCAATATTTTTGTTTACACTCGAAGCGGCGAAAGTATAATTTGGTCTGCTTTCAAAGCACGGGGCGTAGCGCAGTCCGGTTAGCGCACATGACTGGGGGTCATGGGGTCGGAGGTTCAAATCCTCTCGCCCCGAAGCTTGGGGTTCAATTTTCGTATCGCAAGGGAGAGCGCCTCTCTGATGGAGAGTGACTGTCGTATACCACAGCCGTCGTTGACCGGAAGAGAGAAATCCCGCCATGCCAGCGCCGTGCCGCGGCCTTCGAGCAGATCGTCCGACATTGTTGCGAACACAACCGCGCCATCATCTCAACGTGTCGCATTTAAGGAAACCCCCGAAGCCGGAATCCGCCCTCATGTCCGGAAATGACGGTCCGGCGGGCCTTGCCCGGCGGAAGCCCGGTCGCCGATTATTTCGGCTTGGAATGAGTATATTTTTCTTTTTGTGATAGACTGAGCTCATCGAGGGAGGCAATCGGACAAATGATTCTGGAAAACTATCTTGATAAAACGCAGGTCTTCTTTCTGAAGAACACCGAAAAGCAGATGGTCATAAAGGAGATGCTTCAGCGCCTTGAAAAGCTGGGGCGCATCGAACATTCGGACCGCTATTACGCGCAGGTGATCCACCGCGAGTCGCTCGAGAACACCGGCATCGGAGCGGGGCTCGCCATCCCGCACGCAAGGACCGATTCGGTGCACAACTTCATCTCCATACTCGGCGTTTCGACCGGGGGGATCGATTACCAGTCGTTCGACAACGCCCCGGTACGGTACGTTCTGCTCAGCATTTTCCCCACCGACATGAGCACCAAGTACCTCTACCTGGTTGGAATGATGTCACGGATATTCTCGAACGATGAAAAACGAAAGGAGCTTGACGAGGCGACGACCCCGGCCAAGGTCTACTCGAAACTCACGAAGAACTCCAGACAGTATTTCGAGAGCATTTCGCAGAAGGAGGAACCGGGCTCCGAAAGCGCCGTGAACCTCTCCAACGTTCCATCTTTCGACCTCGACCTACTCATCCGCCTCGACAGCCTTTACCGCCTCTACGACGAAGATAAAAGCATCGATTCGACCGGCAAAAAAATCGAAGGCCTGCGCAAGCTCATCGACAACCGTTCGCTCACCTATTACGAGCGCATGCGCAAGAAGTGCCAGAACCCCTTCGCCATCATCGACAAGAGCAGCTGCAGCGGTTGTCATCTCGAGATCCCGCCCATTTATCTCAAGCAGATCCGTGAATCCATGGGCATTTCGGTGTGCACGCACTGCGGAAGGTTTCTGATCATACTCTGAAGACGCGCGGCGCCCGGTAGTCCGGGCGCCTTTTATCAAGTCCTACAACAGGTTTCTGAAGCGGTAAAAAAACCACTCGAGCAGGAAGTTCCACACCGATCGCTTTCTCCAGTTTTCGAGCCGCATCTCCACGCTCTTCTTTAGGTCCGCGAAGAACACCCGCTCCATTTCGTCGCCGAACGGCTGGTCGAGGATTATGGCGTTGAGCTCGAGATTGCGCGAAAAACTCCTGCGGTCGATGTTCGACGAGCCCACGGTCGACCAGATACCGTCAATCACCGCCGTCTTGGCGTGCAGCACCGAGCGCGCATATTCGTACACACGGATGCCATGCCGCAAGTACCGCTTGAAAAGGTAGCGGCTGGCATGCTGGACGATTGCCATGTCGCTCTTCCCCGGCAAAAGCAGCCGTACGTCGACGCCGCGTTTAACCGCACGCACCAGCGCCCGGTAGATCCTCGCATCGGGGATGAAGTACGCGTTGGTGATATAAATGGACTGCTTGGCGAAATTTATGGCGGAGATATACGACTCCTGTATCGGCTTCACCTGCCTTCGCGACTTGCTGCAGAGCACCATGAGGAGCTTTTTGCCCGGTTCGTTCATATTGGGAAAATGCCGCGAGATGTCGACGACGGCACCGCCGTAGCGATACCAGTTCTCGAAGAAGAAAAACTGGACATCGCGGACCGCCGGCCCTTCTATTCTCAGATGGGTGTCGCGCCAGTTGCCTCCCTTGTACCTGCGCCCCGCGTATTCGTTGCCGATGTTCATCCCGCCCACGAACGCCGTCCGTCCGTCAACCACCAGGAGCTTGCGATGGTCGCGCATGTCGAGGTTGAAGTATTTCCTCCAGGGAATGATCGGATGAAACTCGATGACCTCGACGCCGCCCGTGCGCATGAAAGCGAACAGGGCCAAAGATGTGCCGATACAACCGACCGCGTCGTAGATTACGTTGACCTCGACGCCCTTTTTCGCCTTCTTTACGAGGAGCTCGGCGATCATCCAGCCGACCGCGTCGCTGTTGAAGATATAGGTCTCGAGATTGACGCTCCACCGTGCGGAGTTGATTGCATTCACGAATTCATCGAAGCAGGCGTCGCCCGAGGTCAGCAGCCTCACGCGGTTTCCGCCCGAAAGCCCGCCTATCCGCAGGCGCCTCATCTCGCTTAAAAAGCCAGGAAGAAAGAACCTGTTTTTAAAACGGGCGAGCGCCTCCTTCGCCTGCCTGCCGGCCTTAAGCGCCCGCGGCAGGGGGCCGTCAAGCCCGCGTTTTTCTTCCCGGGGCCGGTTGTTTCGGTTTTTATTTCGCATGGCATGGGGTTAGACGTGATCGCATGGTGCGCGGTGTGTACGCTTCAGGAGACACCGGCCGGCTCTCTGGCGGGTTTTTCGGGTTTTGACGGGCCGTCCTCAATGGGCTTGAAACTGATCGAACGGGCTTTTACCGACACCCGTATCCTCGTGCTGTCGCCAAGGCTTCCCCTCAAGAGCTCCATGGCCAGCGCGTCCTCAACCTCGCCCTGCACCACCCTGCGCAGGTAGCGGGCGCCGAATTTTTCATTGAAGCCTTTTTCGGCGAGATGGCGTTTTGCCGCGGGCGAAAAGACGAGCTCGAGGCCCCGTTCCCTGAGACGATCGTTAAGCTCGCGGAGCATGAGGTCCACTATTTTACGTATGTGCTTCTGGTCGAGCCGGTGGAAATATACGACTTCGTCGATACGGTTAAGAAACTCCGGACTGAAGAGATGCTTAAGCTCGTCGTACACCTTTTCGCGCCCGTCCTCCGCGGCCGTCCGCTCCCCGGAGAAACCCATTTTACCCATTCTCTGGAATTCGCGGTTGCCCACGTTCGAGGTCATGATTATGACCGCGTCCCTGAAGCTGATTGACGAGCCGAAACTGTCCGTAAGTTCTCCCTCTTCGAGTACTTGGAGCAGGATGTTGAACACGTCCGGGTGGGCCTTTTCGATTTCGTCGAACAGCACCACCGAATACGGTTTGCGCTTGATCTTTTCGGTAAGCTGGCCGCCGTCGTCATAGCCCACGTATCCGGGAGGCGCTCCGATGATGCGCGATACCGAATGCTTTTCCATGTATTCGGACATGTCGAGCCTGATGAGGGCGTTCTCGTCTTCGAAGAGGAACTCGGCGAGCGCCCTGGCGAGTTCCGACTTCCCAACGCCCGTGGGCCCAAGGAATATGAACGAGCCGATAGGCCTCCTTCCGCTTCGAAGCCCCGTGCGCGAGCGCCGTATGGCCTTGCTTATCACCTTTATCGGCGCGTCCTGGCCGATTATCCGCCGGTGAAGCTCCTCCTCCATTCGCAGGAGGCGCCGCGTTTCGGTCTCCTCGAGCCGTTCCACGGGAATGCCCGTCCACTGCATGACGATGTCCGCTATCTGTTCCGAATCGACAACTATCGCGTACTCGTTCGCCTTGCGCTGCCAGTCGCCGGTTTTCGCCGTCAGGACGTTCTTCTTCTCACGAATAACGTCGCGAAGCCCAGCCGCCGCCTCGTACTCCTGGGACTTCACGAGATCGTTCTTCCTGTCGTTGAGAGCGTTGATCTCGTCTTCGAGCTCCTTTATATTGGAGGGCTTGTCGCAGTTCTCGAGTCGAGCCTTGGAGCCCGCCTCGTCGATGAGGTCGATCGCCTTGTCCGGGAGGAAGCGGTCGTGAATGTACCGGCTGGCAAGGTGCACGGCCTTGCGAAGCGACTCGTCGGTAAACCTGACCATATGGTGGGTCTCGTACCGCGCCCGGAGCCCCTTTAGTATCTCGATCGTTTCGTCGACCGTCGGCTCCTTTACGATTACGGTCTGGAACCGGCGCTCGAGGGCGGCGTCTTTTTCGATATGCATTTTATACTCGTTGAGCGTCGTCGCCCCCACGCACTGGAGCTCGCCGCGCGCGAGCGCGGGCTTCAGTATGTTGGCCGCGTCGACCGCTCCCTCGGCCGCGCCGGCGCCGATGATGGTGTGCAGTTCGTCGATGAAGATGATGACGTTTTCGGCAGCGCGGATCTCCTTCATGATGCGCTTGAGGCGCTCCTCGAACTCGCCGCGGTACTTGGTGCCCGCCACCACCGCCGCGATATCGAGCGCCAGCACCCGTTTGTTCTGAAGCGGCTCGGGCACCTGCCGGGTGACGATGCGCTGGGCAAGCCCCTCCACGATGGCGGTCTTGCCGACGCCCGCCTCGCCGATGAGCACCGGGTTGTTCTTCGTCTTGCGTGAGAGTATGCGGATTACCCGGTCGACCTCCTTTGCTCGACCCACAACGGGATCGAGCCTGTCCTCCGAGGCGAGCGCGGTGAGATTCTGGGCGAACTCGTCGAGGGTCGGGGTCTTGGTTTTTTCCGGTATCTTCTCTCCGGAGACCGAAACGGACTGAATGCCGAGAATCTTTAGTATCTCGGCCCGCAGCACGCCGTATTCGATCCCCGATTTAACCAGGTCGTCGATCCCGGCGCAGGTACCGTCCTTGAAGATCGCCATCAGCAGGTGTTCGGTGCCGATGTAATTATTTTTAAGCCTGCGGGCCTCATCGCGCGCCGTTTCGATGATCTTGTTATAGCGGGAGCTTACTGGAACGTTCCCGAGAATGATGGTGGTGCCCGATTTGCGTATCGACTGTTCTATGTTTTTCCTGAGCACGTCGAAATTGACGCCGAGGCTTTTAAGTATCCGGGCGGCCACCGAATCGTCGTCTTTTAGAAGCGCAAGAAAGATGTGCTCCGGCCCCAGGGAATCGGAGTTCAGGCGCCGCCCTTCGGACTGGGCGTACACCTCGAGTACCTTCTTCGACCGTTTGGTAAAATCGTACATTCCCATTTACTCCGCCTATTTGAACCGATCGCGCAGAAAGTCGGCCCGGTAACTGTCGCAATCGAAAGCGCTTCCGAACAGCCTCCGGGCGCTCTTCTGCAGATGCGACCACTGCACGGTAACCATTAAATCATTTATCCTGTGTAAATCAATATTTTTTATGATCGATAATATCACGCCGAGCCTGATGTTTGAAAGGTGCTCCATGGCGTCGGGATAGCTCAGGATACGGGAATGCTGCAGCACGCCGTAAGAACGCCAGATCCTGTCCTCCATCTGGCGGGAATGCTGCATGAGATAGTCGTCCCGCGCCTCGTTCTCCATATCGATAACCATGGCGACAACCTCGTCCAGCTCCTCCAGGATGTCCACCTCCGATTTGCCAAGCGAAACACGGTTGGATATCTGGTACATGCAGGCGACGGTCTTGCCTCCGTCCCCCGCCGAGCCGCGCATTTCGGCCCCGTAATCGCGGACCACCCGCGTGACGTCCGCGATGGAGCGCATAAAGGTGAGCGTGGGAAGGTGCATCATGGCCGATATTCGAAGTCCCGTGCCCAGGTTGGAGGGGCACGCGGTCAGATAGCCGTAATCGTCCGAATACGCGTAGGCGGCGAGTTGATTGAGCGCGTCATCAAGCCTGTCGGCGAGCCTGAAGGTCTCCATCACCTGAAAACCCGGATTGATGACCTGAATACGGAAATGGTCCTCCTCGTTGACCATTATCACGAAATTCCTTTTTTCTCCGAGGACCACCGAACAGTTGGGGGCCGTTTCCATTTCGCCGGTGATGATGTTTCTCTCGCGCAGAAAGCGCTTTTCGTCGGGGTCCAGGCCCTCGAGCCTGAGGAGTCGTGCGCCATCATGGAGGGACATATCGGCCGCGAACCGCTCGATAACGGAGTTGATTAACCGGAGGTCGCCGTCGTCCTGCCGCCGGGGGAAGCTCACCGCGGCGAGGTTTCTCGCAAGGCGCACCCTGGTCGACAATACGACATCGCCGCTGGGCCCCTGTCCCGTCCAGAAGCCCGGTTTCTCAAAAATATCCTCGAACATCGCCGGGCCCCGCTACTGGGCGGTCTCACTGTCGCGTATCTTGTCCCGCAGCACGGCCGCCTCCTCGTACCGCTCCTCCTCGACCGCTTTGTCCAGCTTCTTCATTAAATCCGAGAGGACGTCCGTCTTTTCGGCGACATTTACGCTTTTATCGAACAGGACCCTGACGGGCGTCTTCATCTCGATATAGTTAAGCGGCATCTTTCCGACGTGGCGTTTCTCGCCGTGGTAATTAACGACAACCGGATCGAGAGTGGACCGCAGGTAACGGTAGCACTCCGGACAGCCGAGCTTGCCGGTTTTCTTGTAGTCAAGGAATGTAAAACCGCATCCGCGACAGCGATTGGGATCGACCATGCCTCCCGCCTCTTCGACATCGAGGAAGGAGAGCATATCGGGAACCGTAAGATTGAAATTGGCGAGTTTGGAGTTGAGCCCGATCTCGCGCGCGCACGATTCGCACAGGTGCACCTCGGATTTTACGTTCTTGATGATTTCCGTAAGATGCACCGTGGCTTCGTTATGTTTGCATTTTTCACAGAACATACGACCTCTTCAGCGGAAGGTTCATCCATCCGAATCACTCCGCTCTGATTAAGTGTATAATAGATCGAGTATCTTGTCTACCAAAATTATCACCTTATTTCGGGCCCCTTAACAGCCGGCCTCCCCGGATTCGTTATCAAAACAACCCGATATCCCGATTTTTATACCACCGCCATAATGGTGGTAATCCATACTTGCAGTGAATATTAAGCGGGGGGATAACCGTCGCGCATCTCAATTACGCAACAACTTTATTGACATTTTGCCATACTTTCGGCATGGTTTGCCGATACATGAACCGGTTGCATGACCCGATACGCCGGAGCCGCGCCCGGCGCAGGCCGGGGGAGGCGCCCGATATTTTTGGATTTATACCGGTTCTCGATCTCGAAAGGGGACCGGGAAGGCCGCGAAAAGGAGACGACGACATGGCAAACCTTCTTATGCGATGGTGCGTAA
It contains:
- a CDS encoding ATP--guanido phosphotransferase produces the protein MFEDIFEKPGFWTGQGPSGDVVLSTRVRLARNLAAVSFPRRQDDGDLRLINSVIERFAADMSLHDGARLLRLEGLDPDEKRFLRERNIITGEMETAPNCSVVLGEKRNFVIMVNEEDHFRIQVINPGFQVMETFRLADRLDDALNQLAAYAYSDDYGYLTACPSNLGTGLRISAMMHLPTLTFMRSIADVTRVVRDYGAEMRGSAGDGGKTVACMYQISNRVSLGKSEVDILEELDEVVAMVIDMENEARDDYLMQHSRQMEDRIWRSYGVLQHSRILSYPDAMEHLSNIRLGVILSIIKNIDLHRINDLMVTVQWSHLQKSARRLFGSAFDCDSYRADFLRDRFK
- a CDS encoding PTS sugar transporter subunit IIA, which translates into the protein MILENYLDKTQVFFLKNTEKQMVIKEMLQRLEKLGRIEHSDRYYAQVIHRESLENTGIGAGLAIPHARTDSVHNFISILGVSTGGIDYQSFDNAPVRYVLLSIFPTDMSTKYLYLVGMMSRIFSNDEKRKELDEATTPAKVYSKLTKNSRQYFESISQKEEPGSESAVNLSNVPSFDLDLLIRLDSLYRLYDEDKSIDSTGKKIEGLRKLIDNRSLTYYERMRKKCQNPFAIIDKSSCSGCHLEIPPIYLKQIRESMGISVCTHCGRFLIIL
- the cls gene encoding cardiolipin synthase gives rise to the protein MRNKNRNNRPREEKRGLDGPLPRALKAGRQAKEALARFKNRFFLPGFLSEMRRLRIGGLSGGNRVRLLTSGDACFDEFVNAINSARWSVNLETYIFNSDAVGWMIAELLVKKAKKGVEVNVIYDAVGCIGTSLALFAFMRTGGVEVIEFHPIIPWRKYFNLDMRDHRKLLVVDGRTAFVGGMNIGNEYAGRRYKGGNWRDTHLRIEGPAVRDVQFFFFENWYRYGGAVVDISRHFPNMNEPGKKLLMVLCSKSRRQVKPIQESYISAINFAKQSIYITNAYFIPDARIYRALVRAVKRGVDVRLLLPGKSDMAIVQHASRYLFKRYLRHGIRVYEYARSVLHAKTAVIDGIWSTVGSSNIDRRSFSRNLELNAIILDQPFGDEMERVFFADLKKSVEMRLENWRKRSVWNFLLEWFFYRFRNLL
- a CDS encoding SUMF1/EgtB/PvdO family nonheme iron enzyme, giving the protein MKRTTALILSALTLCAVAVFTGDGLLGQAAPVARVHKIQGNEVIISGKIGENLTMGVPVYVETEQGIVVLQVYYPMQTMGKCRVTKGAIGSIRPGMAVYPGRGPQRAEAAMGQGEVRVIGGMSFVFVRGGEFLMGSPESEGNDHERPQRRVSVDGFAIGLHEVSQEQYKAIMDESPSYFIGEILPVEKVTWDEAMEFCRRFGTRYGVKARLPYEVEWEYACRAGSRTRYYWGDDLDLGYCWYEQNSTGETQSCARKDPNALGLYDMIGNVYEWCMDWYSSDYYATAPAKNPRGPAEGTERVIRGGAWSSGADDLRSAMRTGEAPGNRFSNIGFRVVIEQRR
- a CDS encoding UvrB/UvrC motif-containing protein codes for the protein MFCEKCKHNEATVHLTEIIKNVKSEVHLCESCAREIGLNSKLANFNLTVPDMLSFLDVEEAGGMVDPNRCRGCGFTFLDYKKTGKLGCPECYRYLRSTLDPVVVNYHGEKRHVGKMPLNYIEMKTPVRVLFDKSVNVAEKTDVLSDLMKKLDKAVEEERYEEAAVLRDKIRDSETAQ
- a CDS encoding N-glycosylase/DNA lyase, translated to MHRSTRELLAELRAIHRAIRPDIERQLARFKAVWRDGSDEDIFCELVFCLFTPQSSAHRCWNAVEILKANDLVLRGRCEEISERINMVRFRNNKAIYLVKAREQFSNNGEMRIKSILDSRSDVFERRNFLASNVKGMGWKEASHFLRNTGFGANLAILDRHVLKNLVLLGVIPDIPASLTLRRYLYIEERMRAFAKKIRIPLAHLDFVLWFREAGDVFK
- a CDS encoding ATP-dependent Clp protease ATP-binding subunit, with protein sequence MGMYDFTKRSKKVLEVYAQSEGRRLNSDSLGPEHIFLALLKDDDSVAARILKSLGVNFDVLRKNIEQSIRKSGTTIILGNVPVSSRYNKIIETARDEARRLKNNYIGTEHLLMAIFKDGTCAGIDDLVKSGIEYGVLRAEILKILGIQSVSVSGEKIPEKTKTPTLDEFAQNLTALASEDRLDPVVGRAKEVDRVIRILSRKTKNNPVLIGEAGVGKTAIVEGLAQRIVTRQVPEPLQNKRVLALDIAAVVAGTKYRGEFEERLKRIMKEIRAAENVIIFIDELHTIIGAGAAEGAVDAANILKPALARGELQCVGATTLNEYKMHIEKDAALERRFQTVIVKEPTVDETIEILKGLRARYETHHMVRFTDESLRKAVHLASRYIHDRFLPDKAIDLIDEAGSKARLENCDKPSNIKELEDEINALNDRKNDLVKSQEYEAAAGLRDVIREKKNVLTAKTGDWQRKANEYAIVVDSEQIADIVMQWTGIPVERLEETETRRLLRMEEELHRRIIGQDAPIKVISKAIRRSRTGLRSGRRPIGSFIFLGPTGVGKSELARALAEFLFEDENALIRLDMSEYMEKHSVSRIIGAPPGYVGYDDGGQLTEKIKRKPYSVVLFDEIEKAHPDVFNILLQVLEEGELTDSFGSSISFRDAVIIMTSNVGNREFQRMGKMGFSGERTAAEDGREKVYDELKHLFSPEFLNRIDEVVYFHRLDQKHIRKIVDLMLRELNDRLRERGLELVFSPAAKRHLAEKGFNEKFGARYLRRVVQGEVEDALAMELLRGSLGDSTRIRVSVKARSISFKPIEDGPSKPEKPAREPAGVS
- a CDS encoding tetratricopeptide repeat protein; this encodes YQEFIDRYGESEFANMAYYRRGHILQFYLKQHDEAVACFETLIGRYPDAMTRAEAYLGLARTYRAMGREERALTIVRTLVEKFPDSLSTEEAKIEFKL